The Streptomyces sp. NBC_00691 genome has a segment encoding these proteins:
- a CDS encoding AAA family ATPase produces MTTGFFSSVDDVAERLAATGYLASPAVATTVFLADRLGKPLLVEGPAGVGKTELAKAVTEVTGARLVRLQCYEGVDESRALYEWNHAKQLLRITAGRGESWDETRTDIFGEEFLLPRPLLTAIRSEEPTVLLIDETDKADVEVEGLLLEVLSDFQITVPELGTIKAIRRPFTVLTSNASRELSEALRRRCLFLHIGFPEEELERRIVALKVPGLDEALAGSVVRVVGALRAMDLRKVPSVSETIDWARTLLALGADRLDEAVVRETLGVLLKHQDDIVRAAVKLDLDAV; encoded by the coding sequence ATGACGACCGGTTTCTTCAGCTCCGTCGACGACGTCGCCGAACGGCTCGCCGCGACCGGCTATCTTGCCTCACCGGCCGTCGCCACGACCGTCTTCCTCGCCGACCGCCTCGGCAAGCCGCTCCTCGTGGAGGGCCCGGCCGGTGTCGGCAAGACGGAGCTCGCCAAGGCGGTCACCGAGGTCACCGGCGCCCGTCTGGTCCGGCTCCAGTGCTACGAGGGCGTCGACGAGTCCCGCGCGCTGTACGAGTGGAACCACGCCAAGCAGCTCCTGCGGATCACGGCCGGGCGGGGCGAGTCCTGGGACGAGACGCGGACGGACATCTTCGGCGAGGAGTTCCTGCTCCCCCGCCCGCTGCTCACCGCGATCCGCTCCGAGGAGCCGACCGTGCTCCTCATCGACGAGACGGACAAGGCCGACGTCGAGGTGGAGGGTCTGCTCCTGGAGGTCCTCAGCGACTTCCAGATCACCGTGCCCGAGCTGGGGACGATCAAGGCGATCCGGCGGCCCTTCACCGTGCTCACCTCCAACGCGAGCCGCGAGCTCTCCGAGGCGCTGCGCCGCCGCTGCCTCTTCCTGCACATCGGTTTCCCCGAGGAGGAGCTGGAGCGCAGGATCGTCGCCCTCAAGGTCCCCGGTCTCGACGAGGCGCTCGCGGGGTCCGTGGTGCGGGTCGTCGGGGCCTTGCGGGCGATGGACCTGCGGAAGGTGCCGTCGGTCTCGGAGACGATCGACTGGGCCCGTACGCTGCTCGCGCTCGGAGCCGACCGACTGGACGAGGCCGTCGTACGGGAGACCCTGGGCGTTCTGCTCAAGCACCAGGACGACATCGTGAGGGCCGCCGTCAAGCTCGACCTGGACGCCGTGTGA
- a CDS encoding PP2C family protein-serine/threonine phosphatase encodes MEQAVGEIGTALDEASTCRELAAFTARHLRASTSVDLLTEPGAAPWRAARAGPPESPRRTDEAAAEAEDSPTAPHDPTGLPGGPAAPGDPGTPRLSLPLTVHDEEPLGALTLTRTGGTPFTDDEVALARHAARLAARHLAHARRLVAAEDAALHLQRALVAEPGRPHPNLEIAGGYLPAGPRALVGGDWFETVRLHFGRSLLVVGDVMGHGLDAAVDMNAYRSALREVAATDLPPHRVLRHLDSVVAEDDARRPATVLLVRVDPARGTATFASAGHLPPVVFGADGSAELVDLPVGPPLGTGVGGYEPTTRPLRPGDTLLLFTDGLVERRGEDIDDSLARLAALRLPPDSGPGRVVDEVLSRLGAHGAEDDVAALAARIRARAPQ; translated from the coding sequence ATGGAGCAGGCGGTCGGCGAGATAGGCACGGCGCTCGACGAGGCGAGCACCTGCCGCGAACTCGCCGCCTTCACCGCCCGCCACCTGCGTGCCTCCACCTCGGTCGACCTCCTGACGGAACCGGGCGCCGCGCCGTGGCGCGCGGCCCGCGCGGGCCCGCCGGAGTCCCCGAGGCGCACGGACGAGGCCGCCGCGGAGGCCGAGGACAGCCCGACCGCTCCGCACGACCCGACGGGCCTCCCGGGAGGCCCCGCCGCCCCCGGCGACCCCGGGACGCCCCGGCTCTCGCTCCCCCTCACCGTCCACGACGAGGAGCCGCTCGGGGCACTCACCCTGACCCGCACCGGCGGCACGCCGTTCACCGATGACGAGGTGGCCCTGGCCCGGCACGCGGCCCGCCTCGCGGCCCGGCACCTCGCGCACGCCCGCCGCCTCGTCGCCGCCGAGGACGCCGCCCTCCACCTCCAGCGCGCCCTCGTCGCCGAGCCGGGACGGCCGCACCCCAATCTGGAGATCGCCGGCGGCTACCTGCCTGCCGGGCCCCGCGCCCTCGTTGGCGGGGACTGGTTCGAGACCGTACGGCTCCACTTCGGCCGCAGCCTGCTCGTCGTCGGCGACGTCATGGGGCACGGTCTCGACGCGGCCGTCGACATGAACGCCTACCGCTCCGCGCTCCGCGAGGTCGCCGCGACCGACCTGCCCCCGCACCGGGTGCTGCGCCACCTCGACTCGGTGGTCGCGGAGGACGACGCCCGCCGCCCCGCCACCGTCCTGCTCGTCCGCGTCGACCCGGCCCGCGGCACCGCGACCTTCGCGAGCGCCGGGCACCTCCCGCCCGTGGTGTTCGGCGCCGACGGCTCGGCCGAGCTCGTCGACCTCCCCGTCGGCCCTCCCCTCGGCACCGGCGTCGGGGGCTACGAACCGACCACGCGGCCGCTCCGCCCCGGCGACACCCTGCTGCTCTTCACCGACGGACTCGTCGAGCGGCGCGGCGAGGACATCGACGACTCCCTCGCCCGGCTCGCCGCCCTCCGCCTTCCTCCGGACTCCGGCCCCGGCCGGGTCGTCGACGAGGTGCTCAGCCGTCTCGGCGCGCACGGCGCGGAGGACGACGTGGCCGCCCTCGCGGCCCGCATCCGCGCGCGTGCACCCCAGTGA
- a CDS encoding luciferase domain-containing protein, translated as MNTARHASERLMSWPSLTPGRAHCGAALGLGTATHEIVHFHGEHEADVHLTRAMVAKLRTALLGSSAVRLRAGSGWVTVRLDMGSDIDLLATLVSAALQANGVPDVAPDGCTRTLPVPGHR; from the coding sequence ATGAACACGGCCAGGCATGCCAGTGAACGTCTGATGAGCTGGCCCTCGCTGACCCCCGGCCGCGCCCATTGCGGCGCCGCGCTCGGACTGGGCACCGCGACGCACGAGATCGTGCACTTCCACGGCGAGCACGAGGCCGACGTCCATCTCACCCGTGCCATGGTCGCGAAACTGCGAACGGCCCTCCTGGGGTCGAGCGCGGTCCGTCTGCGCGCCGGATCGGGATGGGTGACGGTCCGGCTGGACATGGGGTCGGACATCGACCTGCTCGCCACCCTGGTGAGCGCCGCCCTCCAGGCCAACGGCGTGCCGGACGTCGCCCCGGACGGCTGCACCCGCACCCTCCCCGTCCCCGGACACCGCTGA